One part of the Acetoanaerobium sticklandii genome encodes these proteins:
- the thiI gene encoding tRNA uracil 4-sulfurtransferase ThiI: protein MYDILIIRNGEVAIKGLNRPVFENKLIKNIEYTLYQFKSVKVKKGDGRIYVHLNGEDPNQIVKKIKNVFGVVSISPAIVTESGYENLKEGIKKLVDEKTKDSKLMTFKVNAKRLDKRFPMKSPEMSIDLGGYVLKTFPQRFKVDVVNPDLNITAELRADSNIIFADKIKGVGGLPRGINGKGCILLSGGIDSPVAAYLMSKRGLYIEAVHFHSFPFTSEKSQEKIMDLARTLLPYTGQIKIHMVNLLEIQQSIAENCPEELMTILSRRFMMAIAERIATETECNCLITGESMGQVASQTAEGLLATNNAVKLLPVFRPLISYDKEDIITLAKEIDTFDVSIIPEEDCCTVFLPKRPATKPKLEKILKAEENLNIEMLINNAIDSRVIKEMKKFE from the coding sequence ATGTACGATATTTTAATAATAAGAAATGGTGAGGTTGCAATAAAAGGATTAAATAGACCAGTTTTTGAAAACAAACTAATCAAAAATATAGAGTACACCCTATATCAATTCAAAAGCGTGAAAGTAAAAAAAGGTGATGGAAGGATTTATGTACATCTTAATGGTGAGGATCCTAACCAAATAGTTAAAAAAATTAAGAATGTTTTTGGAGTTGTATCTATTAGTCCAGCTATTGTTACAGAGTCTGGATATGAGAATCTTAAAGAGGGAATAAAAAAGCTTGTTGATGAAAAAACTAAAGATAGCAAGCTTATGACTTTTAAAGTAAATGCTAAAAGACTAGACAAAAGATTTCCAATGAAATCTCCTGAAATGAGCATAGATCTTGGAGGTTATGTTCTCAAGACATTCCCTCAAAGGTTTAAAGTTGATGTAGTAAATCCGGATTTAAATATTACTGCTGAGTTAAGAGCGGATTCTAATATAATATTTGCTGACAAGATAAAAGGAGTTGGAGGTTTACCAAGGGGAATAAATGGCAAGGGTTGTATCTTGCTTTCAGGAGGAATTGATAGCCCTGTTGCTGCCTATCTTATGTCTAAAAGAGGACTTTATATTGAAGCTGTTCATTTTCATAGCTTTCCTTTTACAAGTGAAAAATCACAGGAAAAAATCATGGATTTAGCAAGAACCTTATTACCATATACCGGTCAGATTAAAATTCATATGGTAAATCTTTTAGAAATACAGCAATCAATTGCAGAAAATTGTCCAGAGGAATTAATGACTATTCTATCTAGACGCTTTATGATGGCTATAGCTGAAAGAATAGCAACAGAAACAGAGTGTAATTGCCTTATTACAGGTGAAAGCATGGGTCAAGTAGCTTCTCAGACGGCTGAAGGGCTACTAGCAACGAATAACGCTGTAAAGCTGCTTCCGGTGTTTAGGCCTCTTATATCTTATGATAAAGAGGATATAATAACCTTAGCCAAAGAGATTGATACCTTTGATGTATCAATTATACCTGAAGAGGATTGCTGTACTGTGTTTCTACCAAAGAGGCCAGCTACAAAGCCGAAGCTTGAAAAAATATTAAAAGCAGAAGAGAACTTGAATATTGAAATGCTTATTAACAATGCTATAGATTCTAGAGTTATTAAGGAGATGAAAAAATTTGAGTAA
- a CDS encoding aminoacyl-histidine dipeptidase has protein sequence MQLSKNGQIVMDWFKEITKIPRCSGEEAGISEFLIKFAKDNNLEAFIEETTGNVIIKKNATKDYENSKTVILQGHLDMVCEKNQGIVHDFSKDALKLTEHEGLLRATGTTLGADNGIAIAYALTILSSDEFEHPPIEVILTTEEETSMKGAEFFNPQNLKGSRLLNLDAEEEGVFYISSAGGIDHHMYLDFKKSKPSLDSKYKVLISGLKGGHSGSDIHKERGNSIKLLARTLAELNSKFNLELADFNGGSKINAIPREASCAFYIDKSFESDLNKMIKELENLYNNEMGSADSVTLSIEKNHEFDAVMDKESTDKLINVLLLIHSGIDHKSVDIEDFVISSQNLGVVKFEDNTVIISNSLRSSIKSLKTAMVQKLDIIANAFNLRFESEADYPEWQYKPNSDLRDIACKLYEDLTGNKPIIKAIHAGLECGFFADALKNNDIDILSFGPNMDGVHSPDEYLDINSADRVFGFLVELLKTLK, from the coding sequence ATGCAATTATCAAAAAATGGACAGATTGTAATGGACTGGTTTAAAGAAATAACTAAAATTCCTAGATGTTCAGGAGAAGAAGCGGGAATATCTGAATTCCTTATAAAGTTTGCCAAAGATAACAATTTAGAAGCATTTATTGAAGAAACTACTGGTAACGTAATAATTAAAAAAAATGCTACCAAAGACTATGAAAATTCAAAGACTGTCATTTTACAAGGCCATCTAGACATGGTATGTGAAAAAAATCAAGGTATAGTTCATGATTTTTCTAAGGATGCATTAAAGCTTACAGAACATGAAGGTTTGCTTAGAGCTACTGGAACTACACTTGGTGCAGATAATGGAATTGCTATAGCATATGCACTTACTATACTTTCTTCTGATGAATTTGAGCATCCTCCTATTGAAGTAATTCTTACTACAGAAGAAGAAACTTCTATGAAGGGAGCCGAATTTTTCAATCCACAGAATTTAAAAGGTAGCAGATTGTTAAATCTAGATGCTGAAGAAGAAGGCGTATTTTATATTTCTTCTGCTGGAGGAATTGACCATCACATGTATTTGGATTTCAAGAAATCAAAGCCTAGTTTGGATTCAAAATATAAAGTCCTTATTTCAGGTTTAAAAGGTGGCCATTCAGGTTCAGATATTCATAAAGAAAGAGGAAATTCAATCAAGCTTTTAGCAAGAACCTTGGCTGAGCTAAACTCAAAATTCAACCTTGAACTAGCTGATTTTAATGGTGGTTCTAAAATAAACGCAATCCCTAGAGAAGCATCTTGTGCATTTTATATTGATAAAAGCTTTGAATCAGATTTAAATAAAATGATTAAAGAGCTAGAAAATCTATATAATAACGAGATGGGCTCTGCTGATTCTGTAACTTTAAGTATCGAAAAAAATCATGAATTTGATGCTGTTATGGATAAAGAATCTACAGATAAATTAATTAATGTACTTTTACTAATCCATTCTGGTATAGATCATAAAAGCGTAGATATAGAAGATTTTGTAATCAGCTCTCAAAATTTAGGAGTAGTTAAATTTGAAGATAATACAGTAATTATTTCAAATTCCTTAAGAAGCTCAATAAAAAGCTTAAAAACAGCAATGGTTCAAAAGCTTGATATAATTGCAAACGCTTTTAACCTTAGATTTGAATCTGAAGCAGATTATCCTGAGTGGCAATATAAGCCAAACTCAGATTTAAGAGATATAGCATGTAAGCTATATGAGGATTTAACAGGTAATAAGCCAATAATTAAAGCTATTCATGCAGGTCTAGAATGTGGTTTCTTTGCAGATGCTCTAAAAAATAACGATATAGATATTTTATCGTTCGGTCCTAATATGGATGGGGTTCACTCTCCTGATGAATATCTCGATATAAATTCAGCTGATAGAGTTTTTGGATTCTTAGTTGAACTATTAAAAACATTAAAATAA
- a CDS encoding phage holin family protein translates to MSKFLVRCFVFALALMATSYLLGSVEVTGFVAAFIAAIIFAGFNTIIKPILFILSLPITILTFGLFTLVLNGIIFSMVAGLVPGFEVYSFSGAIFGSIIVSIINMILSNFLDVNDK, encoded by the coding sequence TTGAGTAAATTTCTAGTCAGATGTTTTGTATTTGCACTTGCTCTGATGGCTACTTCCTATCTTTTAGGTTCTGTTGAGGTTACTGGATTTGTGGCTGCATTTATAGCAGCGATAATATTTGCTGGATTTAATACTATTATAAAGCCTATCCTTTTTATATTATCCTTGCCTATAACTATTCTTACATTTGGCTTATTTACTTTAGTATTAAATGGCATAATTTTTTCAATGGTGGCAGGGCTAGTTCCTGGATTTGAGGTTTATAGCTTTTCAGGTGCAATTTTTGGATCTATAATTGTAAGTATAATAAATATGATTCTATCAAATTTTTTAGATGTGAATGATAAATAA